Genomic window (Molothrus ater isolate BHLD 08-10-18 breed brown headed cowbird chromosome 7, BPBGC_Mater_1.1, whole genome shotgun sequence):
CAGCTGAGCAACTTCCACCCTACCTGCCTCTTCTGCTTACAGATAAGCTGGGATTCCACTCTAAAACATTTCTCTCAAATCTGGTGTTGAATGAACATTTAGTTAATTTTTAGAACCCGTCCCAGCTGTTGAGTTCAGACACACAGGGTACACTTTACAGTAGGTTGAGTTCATGGAGAGATGAATAACAAAGAGCATCAGTGAGCAGGAAACAAATGGTGTCTGTGATTGatactgttttctttcacaggGAAGGAGTTCGATGTCAGAGCCAAGTGTGTTATCAATGCCACGGGACCTTTCACAGACTCAGTCCGCAAAATGGATGATCAGGAGGTGCCCAACATCTGTCAGCCCAGTGCAGGCGTGCATATCGTGATGCCTGGTTATTACAGGTGAGGCCCGGGAGCTGCTGCCCGTGTGACACCATTTGtaatctctgctgctgctgaataaATCAGCTGGGAGAGGCGCACCGCTGGCTCTGCGGCAGCTCGCAGCGCACAGTTGGACTCTGAtctttgtttgtgttttccaaAGAGGATCCTGGCGCTGTGCCGGTGAGGAGAACAATTTCATCTCTTCAGAGCACACTGAGGCCGCGTAGTTTTTAGTtagagctgcccagggcaggactCCTGCTGAAGCAGAAGGCGTTTAGGCAGCGCTTCCCCAGGTGTGAAAGCACCTGTTTCACTGATGCCTTTCAGCTgagtgtgctgctgcttggtCACCCCCTCAGGGAAACAAGGAGCATGTAAAACCTTCCAGAGATGTTGCACCTTCGTACAGAATCTCTTGTCCTGTTAAATCATGGAGTCACAGAgtggtctgggttggaaggcactTTAAAGACCATCTTGTTCTACTGCCTGCCTTCACATATGAAACTCCCTGTGCAGTGACTCTGCCAGGATGTGGCTGtgcacagagaaaacagaagtgcagaagcacagaataAGTGAGAGGATGGGCAGTGTAATCAGTAATAATAATTACTATCACAGGTAATAAAAGTAGCTCAGAGTAGCACAACCACATTTGCTGTGGCCCCAAGCCCACGTGCCCACCCCTGGGGTTTTGGTGGCCAGGACGTGCCCTCTGTGTTCCAGGAGAGGTTCCCGTGgcactctgctccctgcagtctcctgctcctctccctgtttGCTGTGCAAAGCCAAATCCCCTTCTCCCGAGCCAGTCTTGTCAGTCGGAACTCAAATATTGCCTTTGCTTCCTGAAGTCATTAGCATCCTAATGGAAATTCCCCTTTATGGACTTAGCCCAGTTGTGTTGATACAATGCCCTTGCAGTAATGCCTTCCACAGCCCCTCTCAGAATGGGAATTCAGCCTTCCAGTGCACCAGGGGGTGCTTCTGCCAGAGCTGTCCCAACAGGACACCACCAGACACTGGAAAATTGAGGCATTTTTTGCCTGGTGTAAAATCACCCCTGcattctcttctgttttttttttttttttttcattttgtatttttctccatGAAAATGGTAAAATGACCTAGATAGCTGCTTTAAAGTACTAAAAATGTGGAGAAATGGGCTGTAATCCCAGTTTCCTCATATGCCTGGAGAAGGATGTGTGTGATTAGCTTTATGGCCCTACACAAAAACATGGAAAGCTTTAAAACCTGGACTCACTTGGTAAATTCAAAGTAGAAGATGGCTGGATACACTTGAGAGCtctgatttatttattctgtaatAACCCAATACTTTTAATTGGAAATGTAGAGAATTCTTGTTCTCCATGTTCCCCGGTGTATGTCAGCATGTGGGCATTACTTTCCTTGGAAAATAGTATCTGCCCACACACTGcctccacagcacagctgataAGATAACACTGCACTGAATTTCCTTGGAGTGGGATAGCTGAAAGCAGGGAACTGTCTGCTAAATAGAAAACACTCGTGGGATTTAATCTTGGTTGTACCAGGCCTTCCTTCTCGTGGTGCCAAGGAACACCACTCAGCACAGGAAGGTTGGCATTTCACCATGTCCACGAGTGCCCTGGGAATGTGTTACCAGATTTTGGCCCACAGTCAcacaaatgattttttttttttaacacctaGAGGGTTTTAGTTATAAATATAGTCAAGATTTTGTAAAACTAATGTTAACCTAATGCATTCACTCCCCATGGGTTTCTTACTCATTGAAGTCCTTCATTAATAGTCCCAGAATTCCTCCCCTCATTAATTAGGCTTCCTGCCTGCAAAATGTCTGTGAAGGCAAGGCTTCCTCTCCCTTCTGACCAATTTCAGATGTTTCTGCCTTTCTGGaattttcctctttgctctGCATTCCACATTCCAGGTAAACTTGCTTGTTGCACCTCCCTTCTTCTCTATGGAAAGTCACTTTTTATTGCTCTTTAACTGCATTTGTGGTGCTTTGGTCAAATGCTTCTTCAGCTGGAGATCTTCCATGGATCCAAGACCTTCCATGGATCTCCCAGACCTTTTGCCTCTACATTTCTCTTTAAAGGCATTGCTTTATGCTTCATGCTGGAATTTCAAATCCTCAATTTGCCTATTTTAGCCATCTTTAAAGAGAAATCTCACCTGGGCTACATGGCTCTTACCTCCTTCTCCCATCCATGGTGGAATCATAGGAATTCCTGCCTCATAAAATCGTGTTGTTTCAGAGTTATTCCTGGTGTGCAGCAGCATGACTCCTGAGGCCTCAGGAAGGCCAGTATTTGGGTGTTAAGATGCTTCTTTCTGATGCAAAACAccttattttgcatttgtttggGTGGTTCTTTAGTTATTTAAATAAGCTGGAACAAGCATGGCAAAGGGCATGGAGAGAGAGCTTCCCAGGATAGCTGGTATCAGTGATTCAGTAAATAATTGGCATATGAAAAACTGTTCAGCCTTTCTCAGCACTTGCTGTGCAATCTAAAACACTTCAGTCCAGAGGTGCTGTGGGGAAACTTAGTTGGAAGTCTTTGCTTGTTTATCTTCCTTGTTTTTAGCAGTTTTTATgaaatcacattaaaaaaatttcataCTTTGAAGAAAATGTCTATAAAGTTTCTGAATTCTGATACTGTATATTAAACCTCTGATTTCCTCTGTCTCTAAATCAacagctttttcattttaaaaagtaatcaTTTGTCTGAGGTGATTTACCTTTCCCAAACCTGTGTTGACTTCCCCTATTAGATTGTACCTCTGCCACCGTATGCCTAAGCTGTCTATAAATATCAGCTAAAATGGGTCTAATATACATGCTAGCTATGAAATTCTCAGCCTCTCTCCCAGCCTTGCCAGATATTGCCAACCTCCCTTCAGTAATCACTTCAGACTTCCTAAAAAAGCAATATTCAGCTTGAATAGGTAAATCCCACCCAAGCAGGTCTTTGCCTGCCTTAGGATTTGACCCACTGAATAATTCCCCTCTGAAGTCCATAACTGCCACCTAAATCTGCCTCTTGTGCCCTCCTTCCATGTGCTCCCTGTATCTcaggagcaggggcacagcctgaAGAGCCCTGACCTGACTGCACATGTTTGTAAAGGGAGTTGCAGCACCTTCAATGAAAGTCAGCATCAGTCCTTGAAGGAAAAATGATCGAAAAAAGGGACAGTTCAATGTTTTCCTACATAAAAGCTGTTTCCTTTGAAGTGTTTATaaaaaccttttgttttctgaaatacaaGCAGAGCTTTTTAATAAGCCATGAGGAGGTAGTGGGTTTGTACCTGTGGATATCTTTCTTACATCACACCAGAAAAACCTGATACATTAATTAAAATCTATCCAAAGCACTACGGTCTTTCATCCTTGTACTGAATCATTCTGTTGTAGCACTGGCAGAAGTAATGAAAAATGCCTGAGTAGCATCCACCGAGTGTCgcttttgcctttttccctCAAAGCACAGTTCCCCATTCAGGAACAGAGCTGGAAGCACTCAGAGCACGTTCCTTGGTCCAAATCCCTCGGGAGTCTGTGGGTGTTCCTTCCTGCTCAAGTGGCAGGTGGTGACAAACTCAGGCTTAGTGTCACTGCAAGGATATTCCTTAAATGtcttcatttctcttctttattctccttttcctctcagtCACCACCCCTCACCCCTCCTGCTCCACCTTTATTGTGGAGGCAGATCGGAGGAATCACTGTGATTTTATGGCATAAAAACATCCACGGGCCTTGTTTCACTAACCTGCTGGGACATGTTTAAAGCCATGTCTTAGCCACCTATGAAATCCATTATTTGTTGATTTATTAACCCCTTTCCCTGGGAACAGACGCTGTGTCACAGTCCTTGTCTgggccctgggggtgcagggacagccccaggtgccccccTGTTCTGGTGTGAGCAGGCCCCTCCTCTCTTCCAGCCCTGACAACATGGGCTGCTGGACCCCGACACCAGCGATGGCAGAGTGATCTTCTTCCTGCCCTGGAGAAGATGACGATCGCAGGGACCACGGACAGCCCCACGGATGTCACCGCCCACCCCATCCCCACCGAGGAGGACATCAACTTCATCCTGAGCGAAGTGCGCAACTACCTGGGCCCCGATGTGGAAGGTAACCCGGGAAGCCttgctgggaagggctgggggcatcccagcctgggggcCATTCCAGCCTGGGGGACATTCCAGCCTGGGACATCCCATCCTGGGGGCCATTCCAGCCTGGGGCCATCCCAGCCCGGGGGCCACTCCAGCCTGGGGCCatgccagcctggggacatcccagcctggggccaTCCCAGCCCGgggccatcccagcctgggggccatcccagcctgggggccatcccagcctgggggccatcccagcctgggggcCATTCCAGCCTGGGGGCCATTCCAGCCTGGGGCCATCCCAGCCCGGGGCCACTCCAGCCTGGGGGGCCATTCCAGCCTGGgggccatcccagcctggggacatccTGGCCTGGgggccatcccagcctgggggccatcccagcctgggggcCATCCCAGCCCGGgggccatcccagcctgggggcCATTCCAGCCTGGGGGCCATTCCAGCCTGGGGCCATCCCAGCCCGGGGCCACTCCAGCCTGGGGGGCCATTCCAGCCTGGgggccatcccagcctgggggacaTTCCAGCCTGGGGGGCCATTccagcctggggacatcccagcctgtggacatcccagcccaggggccaTTCCAGCCTGGGGGCCATCCCGGCCTGGGGGCCCCTCCACCCTGGgggccatcccagcctgggggccatcccagcctggggccaTCCCAGACTGGGGCCATTCCAGCCTGGGGGCCATTCCAGCCTGGGGGCCATTccagcctggggacatcccagcctggggacatcccagcctggggggcCATTCCAGCCTGGGGGCCATTccagcctggggacatcccagcctggggacatcccagcctggggacatcccagcccgggggccatcccagcctgggggccatcccagcctgggggcCATCCCAGCCCGGgggccatcccagcctggggacatcccagcctggggccaTTCCAGCCTGTTGGACCATTCCAGCCTGGGGCCACTCCAGCCTGGggaatcccagcctggggacatcccgcctggggacatcccagcctggggacatcccagcccgggggccatcccagcctggggacatcccagcctggggccaTTCCAGCCTGGgggccatcccagcctggggacattCCAGCCTGGgggccatcccagcctgggggcCATCCCAGCGTGGGGgcatcccagcctggggctactccagcctggggacatcccagcctggggacatcccagcctggggacattCCAGCCCGGgggccatcccagcctgggggacaatgtgctgctgcctgaagcTGTGGCTCTTGGGATCTGGCTCTCCCAAACCGGTGGGCTGAGGTGTcagcatttgctgctgctgctccagagcatcCAGTCCACCACCAGCCAGCACCACCACTAACACAtctccccaagtgccacatccacttGTTttttgggcacctccagggagggtgactccaccactgccctgggcagccatcTTCCCTCCAGACTGAGGGTTTGGTTTATTTAGATTATTCTGTACTGCTGCGTTTCTGCTGCAGCATTGAAATAAGTCTGAAAAGCACTCAGGCAGGATCATTGTAACAGGTTTAGGAAAACCTGCTGTCTGAGATGGGAAATGATCGATTCCTTGTTTCCTGAAGTGGAGAATTGATGTCTGCATGTTGTATGAAGTTCTGAAAGTGTCCAGGGAAGCTCCTGTTGGATGTCTGGAGCAGCAGTTTGTGTTGGAAGCTCAGGAGACCAGGAGGGAGATGGGAATGTGAATAGGACAGAGATTAGATAGGAGAttggaagaaattctccccTGTGGGGGTggacaggccctggcacaggtgcccagagcagctgtggctgcccctggatccctggcagtgccccaggccaggctggacactggggctgggagcacctgggacaatggaaagtgtccctgccatggcaggggtgggatgggatgggctgtaAGGCCAGGCCATTCCCTGGTTTCCCACatgttttccagcagcacatTCAGAAGTGTTCAGTCGCtctggctcagcccagctgggcctGTGCTGGTTTTCCTGTGCAATTACTGTTTATAGATGGCTGGAGCTGAAATAACAACGGCACTGCCCATATCACCCCTCGacagccctgcctctgctgccagagccagtGCCAGGGTTATCAACTTCCACAGGCTTGGACACCTTCCAGCTGCTTAATTACAGCGTCACGCGTGCTGCTTTCTGTAGTTTCATTAGTTTATAAACCTAATACAGGGTCTTGTGTCTGTGATTAACACTTCATTTTGGCAGGTTGAACACGCTGGCAGAGCACATTGATTTTGGAAATCTATTCCGTGTTCTTTGGGGGATGTTTTTTACACCCTTTTAGTGATTTTTCAATTATCGGTCATTTGAAAGTTGTATTAAAACATGTTCCAAAGACTTCAGTATAAAGCAAATTGGTAACTGCACTTAGGGTGAAGGCTGGGGAAAAAGGCTTGTCAAGAGGAAATCTTGGAATAATAACCTTCAATCTAGAGGAAAAGCTTGAAAGATCTGAAAGGAAATGTTATACTCATGTaactttattttggtttataaaATACAATGTAAGGACTGTTCAGATTCATTGGGAAgaattttcatggaaaggggggggggggcggtcaggctgcagctgcccaggcaggtttggagtccccatccctggagctgtccaGGGAAcatctggatgtggcactcagtgctctgggctggtgacaaggtgggcGTTGGTACCAGCTGGACTCGATGGGCTGGGAGAGCTTTTCCAACATCAGTGGTTCTGGGATTCCATAGCCCAGCTtctcccctggctctgggggctctccccagctctgggggttGCTCAGGGACAAGCAGGGTGTGGAGCAGCCCTTGGCAGTGCCCAGTGGGAACTGGGCATGCCTGGGCTCGGGCTGGCCGTGCCTCAGtgtggctctgcacagtgaGAAGAGGAGAtgtgctggcagcctggagTGGCATCCGGCCCCTGGTGACCAACCCCGACTCCAAGGACACCCAGTCCCTATCCCGGAACCACGTTGTGACCATCAGCGACAGTGGCCTCATCACCATTGCAGGTACTGGGGGTTCCTTGAatacagctctgctgggcttccCCAGGGTATTGCATGCAAAAATCCCGTTCCGTGGGAATCCTTCTGCTCCTGCAACCAAACTGCTCTGTCCGTGGCAGCGGGTGTGGCTTGGAGCAAGGCTGGCAGCAGTCATGTGGTCTATGGAATACAGAGCTATGTCTGTAGGGTGTAAGAGCTTgtattgctgctgctttccccaaATGACGAGGTGAGCCCTGTTCCCCCAGGTGGGAAGTGGACGACCTACCGTGCCATGGCACGGGACACCATCGACGCGGCCGTGCGCGAGCACAACCTGGAGGCGGGCTCCTGCCAAAccatggggctgcagctggagggggcCGCGGACTGGAGCCCCACGCTCTACATCAGGCTGGTCCAGGATTATGGACTGGAAAGTGAGGTGagtcctgccttcctgccttggAGGGCTTTGGTCTTCCCCTAAATGAAACACCAACATAACTTGGGCAGAGGTCTGGTAGACCCgaccagagctggggcagagatAGTTCTAACAGAAATAAAGTTAGTAATGGTTCATCATCTTcccctctttccttcctcctaaTCTTGACTGTTTCCTGCTAAAAACTCTCTGACTTGTGGGGTCTGTGGTCCCTGGAGCCCCCCAAGCCGTGCAGCAGTGTGATCTCTGtgtggcaggagagctgggctgtcAGGCCTggtggcacagacacagcagggcagtgctggtcCAGTCTCCCATAGCACTGAGCTTCCTCCCACACTGTCATACTCCAGCACCCTTGGCAGCCTGTTTGTTGTTGGGGATGAGGGAATGGTCAAGGAAAATGTGTCTTTCATGTGCTTTCAAAGCATGCTGGATTTGTTTTCATCTCCACAGGTGGCTCAGCACCTGGCTTCCACCTATGGGGACAAGGCTTTTGAGGTGGCCAAAATAGCCCAGGTGACAGGGAAGAGGTGGCCTATTGTTGGGAAACGTCTGGTGTCTGAATTTCCGTACATCGAAGCTGAGGTATGTGGAAAAACTGTGTCACCTTCTGGGATTCTGTCCTTGGGATGAGCAGGTCGGTGGCTCTGAAACATCCCCTTGAGCCCTTTCCTTTGGGGAGGCCAAGATATTTTCTGTGCCTGTACCTGGAGCACACTTTGTGTATCGATTTATACacataataatatatttatgcACAACTAAATATTTATATACCACCCATTTTGTACTTCATGTACAAACATTGGATCCCAGGTGGGTTCTGTAGAGTGTCCCCAGGAGAaggggctctcccagcctgttgtggggctctggggtgccatccctgctgtcccttgtccccaggtgGGTTCTGTAGAGTGTCCCAAGGAGAaggggctctcccagcctggtgtggggctctggggtgccatccctgctgtcccttgtccccaggtgGTGTACGGGGTGAAGGAGTACGCGCGCACCGCTGTGGACATCATCTCACGCCGCACCCGCCTGGCCTTCCTCAACGTGCAGGCTGCCGACGAGGCCCTGCCCCGCATCGTGGACATCATGGCCAAGGAGCTCAACTGGAGTGAGCAGAAGAAGAAGGTACAAAGGGCCCttttcagctccagctgctttgtttttcttgaggAGTTTCTGTGTTAAGGATCCCAGTTGGTTGAATAGAGAGCTACAAGTGATGTTTTATTCCCGGCAGAATGAGTCACTTGGTGCATTTCATTCTAAAGGCTTTATCAAATGGCTgtgggatgggttgggattggccaggggctgggggggaaggggaagatctgtatcctgctgctccccagccttaGAAATGAAAGCAGGCTTGGCATTGCTGTCCTATTCCTGTCTGTTATTTTGCTTTACTGACACTTTTCAACAGATCTGCCTCAGCAAAGGAAGCTCCTGTAACCATAAAGAACCTGCCTGGTGTTGAgctccctgattttttttctgattttggaCAGCTGAGTCCAAATCATCACACTAAAGATCACACTAAATCATCATCACACTAAGATATCAAATGGTAGAAAAATGACAAGTTGTAGGCCTAGTCTAAAAAGgccatttctttctgaaagggGCAGACACTGTGTGTGACTGAAGGTGTGGATGCACCTGAAAGCATTTACACAGAAATTGGAAGTCTTTACTAGCATGGATACCTTTTGCAAAAAGTGCCTAAGTTTAATTTTTTGATACTTCTCAGCTGCCATCTGCTTAATTTTGGGACCTTGGAAAAGTATTGGTTATGTGAAAGAACCTAATAGTAAAGCATAAAAAATAAGTACCTGCGTAAGAACTTGCTATTGCTCAGATACTcaggttttgtgttttcattgtAGGAGGAGCTTGAAACCGCTAAAACATTCCTGTACTATGAAATGGGCTACAAAGTGAAAACAGATCAATTAACAGACAGCTCTGAGATCAGCCTGGTGCCTTCGGATATTGAGAGGTgagtggggcaggagggctgcccgtgctgctgtcccctgcagcccgTGGGGCCCTGACGTGCAGCCCCTCCCTCGCAGGTACAAGAAGCGGTTCCGCATGTTTGACAAGGACAAGAAGGGCTTCATCACCATCCTGGACGTGCAGCGTGTGCTGCAGGtgagctgcccctgctcctgacTCCCTCTGGGGGGAGCTTGGTGAGGGGTGAGGCCCAGGCTGCTGAGCCCCCTGTCCTGTGCTCCTTCCGTGCAGAGCATCAGCGTGCAGATGGATGAGAACACCCTCCACGAGATCCTCAACGAGGTGGATCTCAACAAGAACGGGCAGGTGGAGCTCAACGAGTTCCTGCAGGTACGTGCTCCCTTTGGTTCCACGAAGGGCTGGTTTCTGAGCAGCAAAGACACACTTAGGGAGCTTTTCCCCTTGCCTAGGGCTGGGTTGGAGACCAAGGGAGTGTTCCTGTGCTGGTGGTGGCGGTACAAggggcacacagagcatccTCAAGCAGCTTggaaattcaggatttttttttccccagtcagACTCAAAGAACGGGTCCAATTACAAAGTATGCCCCAGTCCAGACCTGAATTTGGCATTTTAAGCCCAGAAATGCtgtttaaatgtatttaagaGGATACAGGTGTCCATTGGAAGGTGCATGGCACAGGTGTGCACACTGACATTATCCACAGCTGTTAAGGGTTGTTACAAAAATGAGTAAACTAAGAAACTGAATAATAAACAACTAAATAACCAAATATTTATAATGATAAATAGTAATATAACCATAATGATAATAAACTAAATAACTAAATAATAAACTGAATATTATAAAGAATGAGCTTGTAGTTAGAGCCCATCCCAGGCCCTGTAACCCATTTTAATTCCTGGACTGACTAAATTGTCAcagtttctctgaaaaaaatgacaTGCATCTACTTTTTGGGGGGCTTTCAAGCAAACCCAAGGGTGCTCCCTTTGCATATGCAGTTTGTCAGCTGGGTTGGTGTTTGAGGATCCCTTTTTGGGGTGGTATTTCAGAGCCTGCCGTGCCCAGTGGCAATGATGAATGCCAAACAGGAGAGAAATTAATGCTGGGGATTTTGGTCAATGTCAGCCCTTTCTTCACTGTGTCAAGTTAAACAAACAAGATCAAGGCAAAGGAAATGGTAATTGTCTCTCTGGAGATGAGCTGGGGATAAGAGCAGCATTGTTGAAtctaaatgcagaaaattttcaCAGGTTGTGTCCAGCATTAGCAAAAAGGAGTATTTATTTGCCTAAAATGCAGCAATTGAGCTGAGGGGCTGTAGTGAAAttgggggaaggggaaaagccaaaccaaacaagCCAGGGGGGAAGGAGAACCAATGGCTTTGGGAGTTTATGCTGGTCTGTTCAAATGGGAGAGAATAGCCCAGCTGGGTTCTGGCTGGAAAGGGACACCCTGGTACCTCCACTGCAGGCCTTTCActggggcagcccagccctttctgcagggctgagctAGCTGCAGTTTGCTTGGGTTGGGTACACTGGTTGGGGAGCTGAAACAACCAGTAATTGTTGttctggggggtttgggggcgTTCTGGGGTGTTTTTGCTAGGCTGACCAGGCTCACCAGGGATTGCCAGCCCTGCATCATCCCATACAATGCAAAGGCTTAGGAGTATTTCAGGGTTGTTTGTGCAAACCTGTGTCACTCTGTGGCTCCTGCacatctcccagagcagcagtgatggggatgccctggagcagaggctgggcagagtcccagaataaagaataaagcagggattgattcaaagcatctcctccatggatccaccttgggcagcaccagagcccagccagggctgcacccaagatgaaccaaaatggccccaaaatgcacgagcgctcccgggctctgtccctgggatcagttctgctccatttgcatcttgcagttcattgtcccattccagctttagcccctgcagtcccaccctgcttgtttttctctctccagcccacagggtttgtgctcttgggctgagatttggctcatttgtccttggtgcccagctggagcaggaattgttttgtctccctgctctgtgcacagagctcagcaccacTGAATGTGAGGTTCAGAACTCtacactaaagcagcacagagtctGAAAcatagaaaagccaaacctgaggcatcaatggcactgcagggctgagccctctCCTGTGCCTTGCACTGCTCCAGGGAAGCACTGAGTGCTAAGCACGAAGGTGCCACTGAAATGAACTGGGGTTGCCATGGAAGGAgcaaaatacattaaatgtttgtttaattttttaatggatCTGTTAAGTCAGTGCCCAATACTTGAgtgtttgctttctgaaaacTTTCAAGTAATTGCATTTCAGCGCAGAACTTGTGCAAGCCCTGGGCAAATATTTGTGgaggtttgtgttggaaaataGAGCAGGTTgtgcctgggggctgctggcctgcaggtgggagcagagcagggccagcctgggcCCCCTGCACGGTGCAGAGGGGCCTCAGAGGGCTGGCAGAGAGTggtcctggcagcccctggtgctCAGTGCCCATGCAGTGATGGGTGCTCCAGGAGGGACAGGCAGCCTTGGAACTGCTGGTGGCATGTAAAGGCAACCACCCCCTGTTGCATCAGGAGGAATCATGGAATGCCAGGCTGGTTTGAGTGGGAAGGCACCTTAAGGCCCATCCCATTCCTCTAAAGCGCATTGCCCCAGGCTCTGGCAGGCTGGTGGCCAGGAGGGTGACGGGGCAGGAGgcagtgcctctgctgctgggagatcCCTGTCTGTGCACAGGCCTGGcctcctccctgtgcctctggaaTTGCAAGGGGGTCAGGGCAAGGCCACACCACGTTTGCACAGGTCCAGCTGCAGGTGTAATGAGCAGCTTTTCCTAGGAGGGGAAGGAATCTGGGGGATTCCTGCAGaatttgcaggaagaaaaaactgcGGAAGAAATTGCATTTGGCAAGTGCCAATTGCTTCCCcagtgctctctgcagagctggctgcaggtaATTTCAGCTCTAATGCTGGCTTTATCCATGGGATAAAAAAGAATTAACTGAAATCTTAGCACTAGTGTGCTTGCAGTGGGAGAGAGCAGAGTCCAGCTTCCAGGACTTAAAGGCAA
Coding sequences:
- the GPD2 gene encoding LOW QUALITY PROTEIN: glycerol-3-phosphate dehydrogenase, mitochondrial (The sequence of the model RefSeq protein was modified relative to this genomic sequence to represent the inferred CDS: inserted 2 bases in 2 codons); the encoded protein is MAFQKAVKGTALIGGGAIATVFGLSQFSQHRNKHGALVQVQAAEAVPARKEHLPTREQQLVALQSGGEFDVLVIGGGATGCGCALDAATRGLKTALLERDDFSSGTSSRSTKLIHGGVRYLQKAIMKLDFEQARPVWGRQSPVGQAQPAGRAGRGGARPARPGPRGAQSPERERPLAHNDARMNLAIALTAARYGAATANYTEVRHLLKSSDTGRVCGVRCRDVLTGKEFDVRAKCVINATGPFTDSVRKMDDQEVPNICQPSAGVHIVMPGYYSPDNMGXLDPDTSDGRVIFFLPWXKMTIAGTTDSPTDVTAHPIPTEEDINFILSEVRNYLGPDVEVRRGDVLAAWSGIRPLVTNPDSKDTQSLSRNHVVTISDSGLITIAGGKWTTYRAMARDTIDAAVREHNLEAGSCQTMGLQLEGAADWSPTLYIRLVQDYGLESEVAQHLASTYGDKAFEVAKIAQVTGKRWPIVGKRLVSEFPYIEAEVVYGVKEYARTAVDIISRRTRLAFLNVQAADEALPRIVDIMAKELNWSEQKKKEELETAKTFLYYEMGYKVKTDQLTDSSEISLVPSDIERYKKRFRMFDKDKKGFITILDVQRVLQSISVQMDENTLHEILNEVDLNKNGQVELNEFLQLMSAIQKGRVSGSRLAVLMKSAEENLRRQAIPVDRSGGGL